The following proteins come from a genomic window of Actinacidiphila yeochonensis CN732:
- a CDS encoding hydrogenase maturation protease, which produces MTAASSTSNPAGAPASGGRTLVAGLGNIFLGDDGFGVTAVHRLMRQDLPPGVETADVGVRGVHLAYQLLDGYDTVVLLDATARGGTPGTVYLVEDAEPEAPASSGVSAAGAGAVIDGHRMTPDAVLALLATLSAGTGGRRPRRIAVVGCEPACLDEGIGLSDAVAAAVDPAVDTVLRLLADAAAARRPGADGAIGAGAALPPTGRPQRRRPTDKELQP; this is translated from the coding sequence GTGACCGCCGCTTCCAGCACCTCCAACCCGGCCGGCGCCCCCGCGTCCGGCGGACGCACCCTCGTGGCGGGCCTGGGCAACATCTTCCTCGGCGACGACGGGTTCGGCGTGACGGCCGTGCACCGCCTGATGCGCCAGGACCTGCCGCCGGGGGTGGAGACCGCCGACGTCGGGGTACGCGGCGTCCACCTGGCCTACCAGCTGCTCGACGGCTACGACACCGTCGTCCTGCTGGACGCCACCGCCCGCGGCGGCACCCCCGGAACCGTCTACCTCGTCGAGGACGCCGAACCCGAAGCGCCCGCCTCGTCCGGCGTCTCCGCCGCGGGCGCCGGCGCCGTCATCGACGGGCACCGCATGACCCCCGACGCCGTCCTCGCCCTGCTGGCAACGCTCAGCGCGGGCACCGGCGGGCGGCGGCCGCGCCGGATCGCCGTCGTGGGATGCGAACCGGCCTGCCTGGACGAGGGGATCGGCCTGAGCGACGCCGTCGCCGCGGCCGTGGACCCGGCCGTGGACACCGTCCTGCGCCTGCTGGCGGACGCGGCCGCCGCCCGTCGCCCCGGCGCGGACGGTGCCATCGGGGCCGGAGCCGCCCTTCCCCCCACCGGCCGCCCGCAGAGGCGGCGGCCCACCGACAAGGAGTTGCAGCCATGA
- a CDS encoding DUF6893 family small protein codes for MTKIVLGGVAAAALAALVAVNIPDIRRYLRIRGM; via the coding sequence ATGACGAAGATCGTGCTCGGCGGCGTCGCGGCCGCGGCGCTGGCCGCCCTGGTCGCGGTGAACATCCCCGACATCCGGCGGTACCTGAGAATCCGCGGCATGTGA
- a CDS encoding hydrogenase maturation nickel metallochaperone HypA/HybF yields MHEMSIALAVVGQVEDAARAAGRTGVDTVTLRVGELAGVVPDSLHFCFDLACEGTLAAGARLVTERVPGRARCGGCAGEWPTGLPPQLCCPRCGAAAAGLLSGRELEIAAVSWSGPPAPEAGRPPEPAGVPHEER; encoded by the coding sequence ATGCACGAGATGTCCATCGCGCTCGCGGTGGTCGGCCAGGTCGAGGACGCCGCGCGCGCCGCGGGCCGGACCGGCGTCGACACCGTGACCCTGCGCGTGGGCGAACTCGCCGGCGTGGTGCCCGACTCCCTCCACTTCTGCTTCGACCTCGCCTGTGAGGGCACCCTCGCGGCCGGGGCCCGGCTGGTCACCGAGCGGGTGCCCGGCCGCGCCCGCTGCGGCGGCTGCGCCGGTGAGTGGCCGACCGGCCTGCCGCCCCAGCTGTGCTGCCCGCGGTGCGGCGCGGCGGCGGCCGGACTGCTGTCCGGGCGGGAGCTGGAGATCGCCGCGGTGTCGTGGTCGGGCCCGCCGGCCCCCGAGGCCGGCCGGCCGCCCGAGCCGGCCGGAGTTCCCCACGAGGAGCGTTGA
- the hypB gene encoding hydrogenase nickel incorporation protein HypB: protein MCRTDDLRTAVLGRNDRAADVLRAELAARGTVLVNLLSSPGSGKTALLEAELALAGRRGVPVAALTADLATENDATRLARSGAPVRQVLTDGLCHLETDMLRGHLDGWLPPRTRLLFVENVGNLVCPASYDLGETLRVVLASVTEGEDKPLKYPTAFGLAHLVVITKEDIAAAVGFDRDAFLANVHRVNPGVEVVSTSARGGQGVGLLLDRALAAGAGGPVHRPVMATALAATGHGHAHGNGHGLGNGNGNGPVPGGEPGPGPASGPVHDGPQTHPHPHDHPPVHDHDHDQARSHDRPHPATAAPGDPHGHDGHGSGRDGTRAPAGTR from the coding sequence ATGTGCCGTACCGACGACCTGCGCACCGCGGTGCTCGGCAGGAACGACCGTGCCGCCGACGTGCTGCGGGCCGAACTCGCCGCCCGCGGCACCGTGCTGGTGAACCTGCTGTCCAGCCCCGGCAGCGGCAAGACCGCGCTGCTGGAGGCGGAGCTCGCCCTCGCCGGGCGGCGCGGCGTCCCGGTGGCGGCGCTCACCGCGGACCTCGCCACCGAGAACGACGCGACCCGGCTGGCCCGCTCGGGCGCTCCGGTGCGGCAGGTGCTCACCGACGGGCTGTGCCACCTGGAGACGGACATGCTCCGCGGCCACCTCGACGGGTGGCTGCCGCCACGGACCCGGCTGCTGTTCGTGGAGAACGTCGGCAACCTCGTCTGCCCCGCCTCCTACGACCTGGGCGAGACGCTGCGGGTGGTCCTCGCGTCCGTCACCGAGGGCGAGGACAAGCCGCTGAAGTACCCGACCGCCTTCGGCCTGGCCCACCTGGTGGTCATCACCAAGGAGGACATCGCCGCGGCGGTCGGGTTCGACCGGGACGCCTTCCTCGCCAACGTCCACCGGGTCAATCCGGGGGTCGAGGTGGTCTCGACCTCGGCCCGCGGCGGCCAGGGCGTCGGGCTGCTGCTCGACCGGGCGCTGGCGGCGGGTGCCGGCGGCCCGGTCCACCGCCCGGTGATGGCCACCGCCCTCGCCGCGACAGGGCACGGTCACGCGCACGGGAACGGTCACGGGCTCGGGAACGGGAACGGGAACGGCCCGGTGCCCGGCGGCGAACCCGGACCGGGCCCCGCTTCCGGCCCCGTCCACGACGGCCCGCAGACGCACCCGCACCCCCACGACCACCCGCCCGTCCACGACCACGACCACGACCAGGCCCGCTCCCACGACCGCCCGCACCCCGCCACCGCCGCGCCCGGCGACCCGCACGGCCACGACGGCCACGGCAGCGGCCGGGACGGCACCCGCGCCCCCGCCGGGACGCGCTGA